The sequence ACAATTCCCAATGAACGATATAGCGGCTAAAATCGTCAATCACCGTGCTTAGATAGTACCAGCCCCAACCCAGAATTTTAAAGTAAGTAAAATCTGTCTGCCACATTTCGTGAACAAAATTGGTTTTATCCTTAAATTCATTCGAGGCAGAAATCAGGATGTGCGATGGAGCCGTTATCAGTCCTCTTTTCTTTAAAATACGGTAAACACTGGATTCTGAGATAAATACACCCTTCTCATCGGTGATTTTATGAGCCAGTTCTCTGCTGGAGAGTTCAGGATAATTCAAAGCGATTTCTACCACCAGATTTTTCTCTTCTTCAGGAATGTTGTTCCACTGCCTTCTGCCAGAAGAAGGGGAAGAATGAAATCCCGCTTCACCTTTCTCAAGGTACAGATTATACCACTTGTAGAAGGTGCTTTTGTGAATGCCAAGTTCCCTGAGTGTCCTGTTCACGCCGATTTCACTACGGGTAACCATTTGGATGATTTCCAGTTTTTCTTCAGGTAACAACCTCATATACTTTCTGTATTTTTCGGTTATTCCAGAATTTCCAAACTTTTTTTTACAATGTCGTAGCGGATAACGAGGTCGGCGACCGTCTCCTTGAGTTTTCGGTTCTCTTCCCGAAGCTGAGAGACTTCTTCGGAGGTTGCCTGGCGAAGAGTATCTCCTGAGAGTTGCTTTTTACCGGCTTCAATGAACTCCTTATTCCATTTGTAGAAGGTAGATTCCTGAATAGCGTGCTTGCGACAGAGTTCGGCTATGGAGGTTTCAGCCCGAAGGGCTTCCATCACAATTAGGATCTTTTGTTCCGCGGTGAAAATCCTTCTGGTTTTTCTGCGGATGTCTTTTAAATAATTTTCAGGATTACTGATTGGTTTTTTGGCTGTCATAATAAATCAAATTTAATGGTTTTTTTTGTTCTGTTTATTATGAAAACACTATCTTAGTTCTGAACTAAATCGGTACACTTTTTGCTGACGATTTACACCTCAACAAACAAAAAGCCACCCCCACAAGGAGTGGTTTTCTATTATGCTTATTGATACAATTCACTTTCGCAATTACAAGTATCTTTATCAATACTATCCTTGGCAGAACAGCAGCCTTCAAGATTCTGAATATTCCCCTTTTCATCAGTAAGGTAGATCTTATCTTTACCGAATTTCACAAAGAAGGTCTCTTTATACTTTTTGAAAACCACTTTCATTACTTTATTGGGAGCATATTTACCCGCATTAATTTCTTCTTTGGTTTCTTTTCCGTTGGCCTGATTAACCTGAACATATCCGAAATACACATCACCTGTCTTTTTTACATCCAGATAATATTGAGGAGTGCCAGTACCACTGTATCCTTTCAGGATATCAAAACTTCTGTGGCCGGTAAAAGGCAGTTTTGTTTGTGCGAGAGTGAAAATGCTGATGCATAAGATCATTAAACTGAAAACTTTTTTCATAATATTTTTTCTTCAAATTTAAAAATATCAGCCAAACCTATAAACCGTAAAATCCCGGTAATTGAGTAAGTGATTATTATTAGTATTCTTCTGGTTCTTTTCCAACTCTCATTCATATAATTACTCCCTTCCGCCGGAATGGTAGTAAATCGCAGATTTGACAGATTAGTTTTCTACGTAACAAACAAAAAGCCACTCCTTTTGGAGTGGCTTCCATATAATTTAGTCAAAAATTAAATTAAAAAACTGTCGCAGCCAGTTGAATTCTTGCATATTTATTAGAAGGATTCCACATGGCCATCATAGAAACAGGTAAACTGTAATGTTCTGTGATCTTGAGAACCTTTCCAGCTTTTACCCCTAAGTTTACAATATCAAAGTTGTTTTTTCCATTTCCATACAAAAAGGTGTTGCCATTCAATGAAAATCCTGCACCTACAAAAGCATCAAGATTCACTTTTTGGCCACTGATGACAGGATAACTAGCCTGAACATAGGTAGAATATCTGTTCTTTTTATAACTTCCATCAGGTTCAAGGATTACTTCTCCTGCATTGGCACCTCCATATAACATAATGTCTGCCTCAATATTCATTGGAAATGAAGGACCAAAGGTATAGTTTGTTCTTAAATCAATGATATGTGCTGTTCTTCTTTGTGAATAACTGAAGATATCATCTGCAGCAACAGCCGTATTGATATTTCTGGAATTATAAAGATCCCATAATCCAATATAAAAACGTCCGTTAGAATATTGAACATAATAATTGATTTCTTTATAATGAGTGTTATCTTTATCATCTGCCAAAGCAGAAGCTCCCCAAATACCTACTTTCCATTTCTTTTCTGCATCCAAAGCGTACGAAAGATTTCCCATCACTACAGGTTTATCTGTAATAATCAATCCTCTCCATAAATGGTTGTTTTGAATGTTAGCGGTAAAATCAAGTCTTCCTTCTTTACTTTCTTTACCTTCGCTGTTTTCCTGTGAAAATAATCTTCCTGTAGCTAAAGTAAGCAAGAAGATGCCTGTTAAGATTTTCTTCATCGTATTTTTATTTTAATACCATGAATAATAATGCGGCAATGACAGCTCCGGTGATAGGTCCTATAACAGGGATCCATGCATAACTCCAGTCACTGCTTCCTTTTACCGGAAGAATAGCGTGCATGATTCTCGGAGCAAGATCTCTAGCAGGGTTAATGGCGTATCCGGTAGTTCCACCTAATGACAATCCAATTACCCATACAAGAAAGGTTACAGGAATTGCTCCTATAGAACCCAATCCTACTTTCGCATTAGGGTCGGCCTGTAAGTTAATACTTGGGTCCGAAAAGTGGAAAATAACAAATACCAATACAAAAGTTCCGATAATCTCACTGATAAGATTAGATGAAACTTTTCTGATTGCTGGTCCGGTACTGAAACAAGCGAGTTTTGCTCCTTCATCCTCTGTAATGGCAAAATGATCTTTATGAAACAGCCAAACCAAAAAGGCTCCCAACATTCCTCCAATCATCTGAGCCGCAATATAAGACGGAACCAGATCCCAGGCAAACTTTCCCGCTGCAGCCAAACCGATCGTAACGGCCGGATTTAGATGGGCTCCACTTACAGGCCCTGCAACAGTTACTCCTACAAAAACGGCTAATGCCCAGGCAGTAGTAATAACAATCCATCCGGAATTATTCCC is a genomic window of Chryseobacterium nakagawai containing:
- a CDS encoding MIP/aquaporin family protein produces the protein MTPFIAEVIGTMLLVLLGNGVVANVVLKDTKGNNSGWIVITTAWALAVFVGVTVAGPVSGAHLNPAVTIGLAAAGKFAWDLVPSYIAAQMIGGMLGAFLVWLFHKDHFAITEDEGAKLACFSTGPAIRKVSSNLISEIIGTFVLVFVIFHFSDPSINLQADPNAKVGLGSIGAIPVTFLVWVIGLSLGGTTGYAINPARDLAPRIMHAILPVKGSSDWSYAWIPVIGPITGAVIAALLFMVLK